The following proteins are encoded in a genomic region of Sebastes fasciatus isolate fSebFas1 chromosome 14, fSebFas1.pri, whole genome shotgun sequence:
- the kansl1l gene encoding KAT8 regulatory NSL complex subunit 1-like protein isoform X2, with protein sequence MAPALTKILKDDHGIHLSSPPAAARMDSDGRAVHSAELESPMRSTDDGELQKMWLNLSLFPSLDSCLPVSPLDVPASPVLSPRLQASASQCETVLLPSPASLLSFLSFNKGRRNSHQVACVFPGVPDMFLFTEHNRQEARLLHGHSAAPERGPDGGDVHRSPLILTSVPPSYSHGEINSQGYTSFFAPPPTQTQGKVAGMGCPPPSSAQPCSGRVHSEQPAPRAVLEAVVKEQISRQAGLQSQAQRLQRRLQALLGEHALLHCTQQLEGLERHHQLGGGVSLDSPDSIRSSIVGSKPHCSWLESSTATCSFAELREFSRSSQAVLRGLQEALDSEATASSSSDEEQEEEKIHGRTKTSRVSSSSSSSSSSSSSSSCERRWLEERAELGSRWSWLQLRLAELEGRIQQLVELHKHIRSTKGGVVLAESQPLTDRQIQQTLLREMAGLSSTASDADTEHCSPTRLLHNIERQSAQLSQIVNSLMPPLSFSPLSKQPHTWEGKRAFTSGQKGDNVSVPGSSKRRRLGTRGLFKANVSCVCARTRPVVTYHKPKLFTFNTCNPSSPQDSGRFTSTLSSSLSSSSCSCCSSCDPVVLCSGPDCSSSRALSSRTPNSTRHPVSSLSLDTLLSHPFKRVLAREEWSQRPLVINIQPSGPAHYNRRSSTPLHTSHTHKQHARHHKSRVLGLSPIRTAGSAQGRHRRANQRKRKKRRIHRLIEDEEDVLYQLGDPDSSDEVLEESYTQVSRKPTSQGFVRKRQGESVYNINNIVIPMSLAKVEKLQYKDILTPSWRVIDTSSLMNSEAEKEEDDEDGQVEDLIDEVFAQRHLDLEQREKLRWPSWGIMRPKRSGSRLSGSGGGMCTSGEESSVESSCAQLDTDEQQSSAEWMPQTPWEPRVFPLDEDQEDALLSDDPEDVPLGRTECSSASSTSKNSNSHRSPALSSGATLPSGGQSQSSTPNDS encoded by the exons ATGGCCCCAGCCCTGACCAAAATCCTGAAAGATGACCACGGGATCCACCTGTCCTCACCTCCTGCCGCCGCCAGAATGGACTCAGATGGGAGAGCCGTGCATAGTGCTGAGCTGGAGTCTCCCATGAGGTCGACAGATGACGGTGAACTCCAGAAGATGTGGCTCAACCTTTCCCTTTTTCCCTCTCTGGACTCTTGTCTCCCTGTGAGCCCCCTGGACGTCCCTGCCAGCCCTGTGCTGTCCCCGCGTCTGCAGGCGTCTGCCAGCCAGTGCGAGACGGTGCTCCTCCCCAGCCCTGCTTCCCTCCTCAGCTTCCTTTCCTTCAATAAAGGCCGGAGAAACTCTCATCAGGTGGCCTGCGTCTTCCCAGGTGTACCAGACATGTTTTTATTCACTGAGCACAATAGGCAAGAGGCTCGCCTGCTGCATGGACACAGCGCTGCTCCTGAACGTGGGCCAGATGGCGGTGATGTGCATCGCTCCCCTCTTATCCTCACCAGTGTTCCTCCTTCATATTCCCATGGAGAGATAAACTCCCAGGGCTACACTTCCTTCTTTGCGCCCCCACCTACACAGACACAAGGGAAAGTGGCTGGAATGGGCtgtcctcctccatcttcaGCGCAGCCTTGCAGTGGCAGGGTGCACTCCGAGCAGCCGGCACCCAGAGCCGTGCTCGAGGCGGTCGTGAAGGAGCAGATTTCCAGGCAGGCAGGGCTGCAGAGCCAAGCTCAGAGGCTGCAGAGGAGACTGCAAGCCCTGCTGGGAGAGCACGCTTTGCTTCACTGCACCCAGCAGCTGGAGGGGCTGGAAAGGCACCATCAGCTCGGCGGTGGCGTGTCTCTCGACAGCCCGGACTCCATACGTTCCAGTATAGTGGGAAGTAAACCCCATTGTTCTTGGCTGGAGTCGTCCACAGCCACGTGCTCCTTCGCAGAGCTCAGAGAGTTCAGCCGCTCCAGCCAGGCGGTGCTGAGAGGCCTGCAGGAGGCTCTGGACTCTGAGGCCAcggccagcagcagctcagacgaggagcaagaggaggagaagatccACGGCAGAACCAAGACTTCACGTGT cagcagcagcagcagcagcagcagcagcagcagcagcagcagcagctgtgagaGGCGGTGGCTGGAAGAGAGAGCTGAGCTGGGCAGCAGATGGAGTTGGTTGCAGCTACGGCTGGCCGAGCTGGAGGGGAGGATACAGCAACTGGTGGAGCTCCACAAGCACATTCGCTCTACCAAG ggTGGTGTGGTGCTTGCAGAGTCCCAgccactgacagacagacagatccaGCAGACCCTGCTGAGAGAAATGGCCGGGTTATCCAGCACGGCCTCAGATGCTGACACTGAACATTGCAGCCCCACACGCCTTCTGCACAAcatagagagacag AGCGCTCAGCTCAGCCAGATTGTCAACAGTCTGATGCCTCCTCTCAGCTTTTCACCGCTATCTAAACAACCACACACCTGGGAGGGCAAGAGAGCCTTCACAAG TGGTCAGAAAGGAGACAACGTCTCTGTGCCTGGGAGTTCTAAGCGAAGGAGACTGGGGACCAGGGGGCTCTTCAAAGCTAATGTGTCATGCGTGTGTGCCCGGACCAGACCCGTGGTCACCTACCACAAGCCTAAACTGTTCACTTTCAACACATGCAACCCCAGCAGTCCACAg GACTCGGGGAGGTTCACGTccaccctctcctcttctctctcatcATCTTCCTGTTCATGTTGCTCATCTTGCGATCCCGTAGTCCTGTGCTCTGGTCCGGactgcagctccagcagggcCCTGTCCTCCAGGACCCCCAACTCCACACGTCACCCTGTGTCGTCTCTTTCACTCG ACACTCTTCTGTCCCACCCCTTCAAGAGGGTCCTGGCCAGAGAAGAATGGTCCCAAAGGCCTCTGGTTATCAACATCCAACCATCCGGTCCAGCACACTACAACAGACGCAGCTCCACTCCACTGCACACCA gtcacacacacaagcagcatGCGAGGCATCATAAAAGCAGAGTTCTGGGTCTGTCACCTATCAGGACGGCAGGCTCTGCTCAGGGTCGACACAGGAGAGCCAatcagaggaaaagaaaaaaaagacgcaTCCACAGGCTGATAGAAG ATGAGGAAGATGTCCTGTACCAGCTCGGTGACCCAGACAGTTCAGATGAAGTGCTGGAGGAGAGCTACACGCAGGTTTCACGCAAGCCAACCTCACAG GGCTTTGTTCGCAAACGCCAGGGAGAGAGTGTGTACAACATTAACAACATTGTCATCCCCATGTCTCTGGCTAAAGTGGAGAAGCTGCAGTACAAAGACATCCTGACACCCAG TTGGCGGGTGATTGACACCTCGTCTCTGATGAACAGTGAGGCAGAGAAGGAAGAGGACGATGAGGATGGACAG gtggaGGATCTCATTGATGAAGTTTTTGCACAGAGACATCTGGACttagagcagagagagaaattgCGCTGGCCGTCATGGGGCATCATGCGTCCTAAAag atCTGGCAGCAGGTTGTCAGGCAGTGGGGGCGGGATGTGCACATCAGGAGAGGAGAGCTCTGTGGAGTCGAGTTGTGCTCAGCTGGATACTGATGAACAGCAAAGCTCAGCGGAGTGGATG CCTCAGACACCCTGGGAGCCACGAGTGTTTCCTTTGGACGAGGACCAGGAAGACGCCCTGCTCTCTGATGACCCCGAAGATGTCCCATTAGGGCGGACAGAGTGtagctctgcctcctccacatCAAAGAACTCCAACTCCCATCGCTCCCCAGCTCTGTCCTCTGGTGCTACACTGCCCTCTGGTGGACAAAGCCAGAGCAGCACACCCAATGACAGCTGA
- the kansl1l gene encoding KAT8 regulatory NSL complex subunit 1-like protein isoform X3 has product MAPALTKILKDDHGIHLSSPPAAARMDSDGRAVHSAELESPMRSTDDGELQKMWLNLSLFPSLDSCLPVSPLDVPASPVLSPRLQASASQCETVLLPSPASLLSFLSFNKGRRNSHQVACVFPGVPDMFLFTEHNRQEARLLHGHSAAPERGPDGGDVHRSPLILTSVPPSYSHGEINSQGYTSFFAPPPTQTQGKVAGMGCPPPSSAQPCSGRVHSEQPAPRAVLEAVVKEQISRQAGLQSQAQRLQRRLQALLGEHALLHCTQQLEGLERHHQLGGGVSLDSPDSIRSSIVGSKPHCSWLESSTATCSFAELREFSRSSQAVLRGLQEALDSEATASSSSDEEQEEEKIHGRTKTSRVSSSSSSSSCERRWLEERAELGSRWSWLQLRLAELEGRIQQLVELHKHIRSTKGGVVLAESQPLTDRQIQQTLLREMAGLSSTASDADTEHCSPTRLLHNIERQSAQLSQIVNSLMPPLSFSPLSKQPHTWEGKRAFTSGQKGDNVSVPGSSKRRRLGTRGLFKANVSCVCARTRPVVTYHKPKLFTFNTCNPSSPQDSGRFTSTLSSSLSSSSCSCCSSCDPVVLCSGPDCSSSRALSSRTPNSTRHPVSSLSLDTLLSHPFKRVLAREEWSQRPLVINIQPSGPAHYNRRSSTPLHTSHTHKQHARHHKSRVLGLSPIRTAGSAQGRHRRANQRKRKKRRIHRLIEDEEDVLYQLGDPDSSDEVLEESYTQVSRKPTSQGFVRKRQGESVYNINNIVIPMSLAKVEKLQYKDILTPSWRVIDTSSLMNSEAEKEEDDEDGQVEDLIDEVFAQRHLDLEQREKLRWPSWGIMRPKRSGSRLSGSGGGMCTSGEESSVESSCAQLDTDEQQSSAEWMPQTPWEPRVFPLDEDQEDALLSDDPEDVPLGRTECSSASSTSKNSNSHRSPALSSGATLPSGGQSQSSTPNDS; this is encoded by the exons ATGGCCCCAGCCCTGACCAAAATCCTGAAAGATGACCACGGGATCCACCTGTCCTCACCTCCTGCCGCCGCCAGAATGGACTCAGATGGGAGAGCCGTGCATAGTGCTGAGCTGGAGTCTCCCATGAGGTCGACAGATGACGGTGAACTCCAGAAGATGTGGCTCAACCTTTCCCTTTTTCCCTCTCTGGACTCTTGTCTCCCTGTGAGCCCCCTGGACGTCCCTGCCAGCCCTGTGCTGTCCCCGCGTCTGCAGGCGTCTGCCAGCCAGTGCGAGACGGTGCTCCTCCCCAGCCCTGCTTCCCTCCTCAGCTTCCTTTCCTTCAATAAAGGCCGGAGAAACTCTCATCAGGTGGCCTGCGTCTTCCCAGGTGTACCAGACATGTTTTTATTCACTGAGCACAATAGGCAAGAGGCTCGCCTGCTGCATGGACACAGCGCTGCTCCTGAACGTGGGCCAGATGGCGGTGATGTGCATCGCTCCCCTCTTATCCTCACCAGTGTTCCTCCTTCATATTCCCATGGAGAGATAAACTCCCAGGGCTACACTTCCTTCTTTGCGCCCCCACCTACACAGACACAAGGGAAAGTGGCTGGAATGGGCtgtcctcctccatcttcaGCGCAGCCTTGCAGTGGCAGGGTGCACTCCGAGCAGCCGGCACCCAGAGCCGTGCTCGAGGCGGTCGTGAAGGAGCAGATTTCCAGGCAGGCAGGGCTGCAGAGCCAAGCTCAGAGGCTGCAGAGGAGACTGCAAGCCCTGCTGGGAGAGCACGCTTTGCTTCACTGCACCCAGCAGCTGGAGGGGCTGGAAAGGCACCATCAGCTCGGCGGTGGCGTGTCTCTCGACAGCCCGGACTCCATACGTTCCAGTATAGTGGGAAGTAAACCCCATTGTTCTTGGCTGGAGTCGTCCACAGCCACGTGCTCCTTCGCAGAGCTCAGAGAGTTCAGCCGCTCCAGCCAGGCGGTGCTGAGAGGCCTGCAGGAGGCTCTGGACTCTGAGGCCAcggccagcagcagctcagacgaggagcaagaggaggagaagatccACGGCAGAACCAAGACTTCACGTGT cagcagcagcagcagcagcagcagctgtgagaGGCGGTGGCTGGAAGAGAGAGCTGAGCTGGGCAGCAGATGGAGTTGGTTGCAGCTACGGCTGGCCGAGCTGGAGGGGAGGATACAGCAACTGGTGGAGCTCCACAAGCACATTCGCTCTACCAAG ggTGGTGTGGTGCTTGCAGAGTCCCAgccactgacagacagacagatccaGCAGACCCTGCTGAGAGAAATGGCCGGGTTATCCAGCACGGCCTCAGATGCTGACACTGAACATTGCAGCCCCACACGCCTTCTGCACAAcatagagagacag AGCGCTCAGCTCAGCCAGATTGTCAACAGTCTGATGCCTCCTCTCAGCTTTTCACCGCTATCTAAACAACCACACACCTGGGAGGGCAAGAGAGCCTTCACAAG TGGTCAGAAAGGAGACAACGTCTCTGTGCCTGGGAGTTCTAAGCGAAGGAGACTGGGGACCAGGGGGCTCTTCAAAGCTAATGTGTCATGCGTGTGTGCCCGGACCAGACCCGTGGTCACCTACCACAAGCCTAAACTGTTCACTTTCAACACATGCAACCCCAGCAGTCCACAg GACTCGGGGAGGTTCACGTccaccctctcctcttctctctcatcATCTTCCTGTTCATGTTGCTCATCTTGCGATCCCGTAGTCCTGTGCTCTGGTCCGGactgcagctccagcagggcCCTGTCCTCCAGGACCCCCAACTCCACACGTCACCCTGTGTCGTCTCTTTCACTCG ACACTCTTCTGTCCCACCCCTTCAAGAGGGTCCTGGCCAGAGAAGAATGGTCCCAAAGGCCTCTGGTTATCAACATCCAACCATCCGGTCCAGCACACTACAACAGACGCAGCTCCACTCCACTGCACACCA gtcacacacacaagcagcatGCGAGGCATCATAAAAGCAGAGTTCTGGGTCTGTCACCTATCAGGACGGCAGGCTCTGCTCAGGGTCGACACAGGAGAGCCAatcagaggaaaagaaaaaaaagacgcaTCCACAGGCTGATAGAAG ATGAGGAAGATGTCCTGTACCAGCTCGGTGACCCAGACAGTTCAGATGAAGTGCTGGAGGAGAGCTACACGCAGGTTTCACGCAAGCCAACCTCACAG GGCTTTGTTCGCAAACGCCAGGGAGAGAGTGTGTACAACATTAACAACATTGTCATCCCCATGTCTCTGGCTAAAGTGGAGAAGCTGCAGTACAAAGACATCCTGACACCCAG TTGGCGGGTGATTGACACCTCGTCTCTGATGAACAGTGAGGCAGAGAAGGAAGAGGACGATGAGGATGGACAG gtggaGGATCTCATTGATGAAGTTTTTGCACAGAGACATCTGGACttagagcagagagagaaattgCGCTGGCCGTCATGGGGCATCATGCGTCCTAAAag atCTGGCAGCAGGTTGTCAGGCAGTGGGGGCGGGATGTGCACATCAGGAGAGGAGAGCTCTGTGGAGTCGAGTTGTGCTCAGCTGGATACTGATGAACAGCAAAGCTCAGCGGAGTGGATG CCTCAGACACCCTGGGAGCCACGAGTGTTTCCTTTGGACGAGGACCAGGAAGACGCCCTGCTCTCTGATGACCCCGAAGATGTCCCATTAGGGCGGACAGAGTGtagctctgcctcctccacatCAAAGAACTCCAACTCCCATCGCTCCCCAGCTCTGTCCTCTGGTGCTACACTGCCCTCTGGTGGACAAAGCCAGAGCAGCACACCCAATGACAGCTGA
- the kansl1l gene encoding KAT8 regulatory NSL complex subunit 1-like protein isoform X4, with protein sequence MAPALTKILKDDHGIHLSSPPAAARMDSDGRAVHSAELESPMRSTDDGELQKMWLNLSLFPSLDSCLPVSPLDVPASPVLSPRLQASASQCETVLLPSPASLLSFLSFNKGRRNSHQVACVFPGVPDMFLFTEHNRQEARLLHGHSAAPERGPDGGDVHRSPLILTSVPPSYSHGEINSQGYTSFFAPPPTQTQGKVAGMGCPPPSSAQPCSGRVHSEQPAPRAVLEAVVKEQISRQAGLQSQAQRLQRRLQALLGEHALLHCTQQLEGLERHHQLGGGVSLDSPDSIRSSIVGSKPHCSWLESSTATCSFAELREFSRSSQAVLRGLQEALDSEATASSSSDEEQEEEKIHGRTKTSRVSSSSSSSCERRWLEERAELGSRWSWLQLRLAELEGRIQQLVELHKHIRSTKGGVVLAESQPLTDRQIQQTLLREMAGLSSTASDADTEHCSPTRLLHNIERQSAQLSQIVNSLMPPLSFSPLSKQPHTWEGKRAFTSGQKGDNVSVPGSSKRRRLGTRGLFKANVSCVCARTRPVVTYHKPKLFTFNTCNPSSPQDSGRFTSTLSSSLSSSSCSCCSSCDPVVLCSGPDCSSSRALSSRTPNSTRHPVSSLSLDTLLSHPFKRVLAREEWSQRPLVINIQPSGPAHYNRRSSTPLHTSHTHKQHARHHKSRVLGLSPIRTAGSAQGRHRRANQRKRKKRRIHRLIEDEEDVLYQLGDPDSSDEVLEESYTQVSRKPTSQGFVRKRQGESVYNINNIVIPMSLAKVEKLQYKDILTPSWRVIDTSSLMNSEAEKEEDDEDGQVEDLIDEVFAQRHLDLEQREKLRWPSWGIMRPKRSGSRLSGSGGGMCTSGEESSVESSCAQLDTDEQQSSAEWMPQTPWEPRVFPLDEDQEDALLSDDPEDVPLGRTECSSASSTSKNSNSHRSPALSSGATLPSGGQSQSSTPNDS encoded by the exons ATGGCCCCAGCCCTGACCAAAATCCTGAAAGATGACCACGGGATCCACCTGTCCTCACCTCCTGCCGCCGCCAGAATGGACTCAGATGGGAGAGCCGTGCATAGTGCTGAGCTGGAGTCTCCCATGAGGTCGACAGATGACGGTGAACTCCAGAAGATGTGGCTCAACCTTTCCCTTTTTCCCTCTCTGGACTCTTGTCTCCCTGTGAGCCCCCTGGACGTCCCTGCCAGCCCTGTGCTGTCCCCGCGTCTGCAGGCGTCTGCCAGCCAGTGCGAGACGGTGCTCCTCCCCAGCCCTGCTTCCCTCCTCAGCTTCCTTTCCTTCAATAAAGGCCGGAGAAACTCTCATCAGGTGGCCTGCGTCTTCCCAGGTGTACCAGACATGTTTTTATTCACTGAGCACAATAGGCAAGAGGCTCGCCTGCTGCATGGACACAGCGCTGCTCCTGAACGTGGGCCAGATGGCGGTGATGTGCATCGCTCCCCTCTTATCCTCACCAGTGTTCCTCCTTCATATTCCCATGGAGAGATAAACTCCCAGGGCTACACTTCCTTCTTTGCGCCCCCACCTACACAGACACAAGGGAAAGTGGCTGGAATGGGCtgtcctcctccatcttcaGCGCAGCCTTGCAGTGGCAGGGTGCACTCCGAGCAGCCGGCACCCAGAGCCGTGCTCGAGGCGGTCGTGAAGGAGCAGATTTCCAGGCAGGCAGGGCTGCAGAGCCAAGCTCAGAGGCTGCAGAGGAGACTGCAAGCCCTGCTGGGAGAGCACGCTTTGCTTCACTGCACCCAGCAGCTGGAGGGGCTGGAAAGGCACCATCAGCTCGGCGGTGGCGTGTCTCTCGACAGCCCGGACTCCATACGTTCCAGTATAGTGGGAAGTAAACCCCATTGTTCTTGGCTGGAGTCGTCCACAGCCACGTGCTCCTTCGCAGAGCTCAGAGAGTTCAGCCGCTCCAGCCAGGCGGTGCTGAGAGGCCTGCAGGAGGCTCTGGACTCTGAGGCCAcggccagcagcagctcagacgaggagcaagaggaggagaagatccACGGCAGAACCAAGACTTCACGTGT cagcagcagcagcagcagcagctgtgagaGGCGGTGGCTGGAAGAGAGAGCTGAGCTGGGCAGCAGATGGAGTTGGTTGCAGCTACGGCTGGCCGAGCTGGAGGGGAGGATACAGCAACTGGTGGAGCTCCACAAGCACATTCGCTCTACCAAG ggTGGTGTGGTGCTTGCAGAGTCCCAgccactgacagacagacagatccaGCAGACCCTGCTGAGAGAAATGGCCGGGTTATCCAGCACGGCCTCAGATGCTGACACTGAACATTGCAGCCCCACACGCCTTCTGCACAAcatagagagacag AGCGCTCAGCTCAGCCAGATTGTCAACAGTCTGATGCCTCCTCTCAGCTTTTCACCGCTATCTAAACAACCACACACCTGGGAGGGCAAGAGAGCCTTCACAAG TGGTCAGAAAGGAGACAACGTCTCTGTGCCTGGGAGTTCTAAGCGAAGGAGACTGGGGACCAGGGGGCTCTTCAAAGCTAATGTGTCATGCGTGTGTGCCCGGACCAGACCCGTGGTCACCTACCACAAGCCTAAACTGTTCACTTTCAACACATGCAACCCCAGCAGTCCACAg GACTCGGGGAGGTTCACGTccaccctctcctcttctctctcatcATCTTCCTGTTCATGTTGCTCATCTTGCGATCCCGTAGTCCTGTGCTCTGGTCCGGactgcagctccagcagggcCCTGTCCTCCAGGACCCCCAACTCCACACGTCACCCTGTGTCGTCTCTTTCACTCG ACACTCTTCTGTCCCACCCCTTCAAGAGGGTCCTGGCCAGAGAAGAATGGTCCCAAAGGCCTCTGGTTATCAACATCCAACCATCCGGTCCAGCACACTACAACAGACGCAGCTCCACTCCACTGCACACCA gtcacacacacaagcagcatGCGAGGCATCATAAAAGCAGAGTTCTGGGTCTGTCACCTATCAGGACGGCAGGCTCTGCTCAGGGTCGACACAGGAGAGCCAatcagaggaaaagaaaaaaaagacgcaTCCACAGGCTGATAGAAG ATGAGGAAGATGTCCTGTACCAGCTCGGTGACCCAGACAGTTCAGATGAAGTGCTGGAGGAGAGCTACACGCAGGTTTCACGCAAGCCAACCTCACAG GGCTTTGTTCGCAAACGCCAGGGAGAGAGTGTGTACAACATTAACAACATTGTCATCCCCATGTCTCTGGCTAAAGTGGAGAAGCTGCAGTACAAAGACATCCTGACACCCAG TTGGCGGGTGATTGACACCTCGTCTCTGATGAACAGTGAGGCAGAGAAGGAAGAGGACGATGAGGATGGACAG gtggaGGATCTCATTGATGAAGTTTTTGCACAGAGACATCTGGACttagagcagagagagaaattgCGCTGGCCGTCATGGGGCATCATGCGTCCTAAAag atCTGGCAGCAGGTTGTCAGGCAGTGGGGGCGGGATGTGCACATCAGGAGAGGAGAGCTCTGTGGAGTCGAGTTGTGCTCAGCTGGATACTGATGAACAGCAAAGCTCAGCGGAGTGGATG CCTCAGACACCCTGGGAGCCACGAGTGTTTCCTTTGGACGAGGACCAGGAAGACGCCCTGCTCTCTGATGACCCCGAAGATGTCCCATTAGGGCGGACAGAGTGtagctctgcctcctccacatCAAAGAACTCCAACTCCCATCGCTCCCCAGCTCTGTCCTCTGGTGCTACACTGCCCTCTGGTGGACAAAGCCAGAGCAGCACACCCAATGACAGCTGA